In Podospora pseudopauciseta strain CBS 411.78 chromosome 3, whole genome shotgun sequence, one genomic interval encodes:
- a CDS encoding hypothetical protein (COG:D; COG:O; EggNog:ENOG503NZ4H), giving the protein MGAIRNTNRGYATRQSKTMNHVVPYNQESRRKRSASSPSNTRDSGYGSLESCRESQESPEESDEPARPIELRELPSNIKKTGRPFANLCMNYDGNSSEDDDQPKDDGEQTPITGSSPETITRPPTRLHRNTVALTVNYPRPRPALSTSLSFDASPALPRRTTNGSPVASFSWSRSPDRFIPARPRERETQTERYRTRKPANQLTRAEKLLRHKGAAEDAFCSPRRVPSAPIFGDLRDRGEPVHHDGIRYVPTPTVLGPRDLNGTHNGDRQISYGAVWGVGGLGPGNTAVDNGRGQLVTSSTNARHFQSNFPTLQPRPDEQREKYGARLAVALGLDRAEKVLRVSLPRQVDANNLSSHGLTKWNGVQWVKDHPTTAAASGKPSKKRKLPFAPFKVLDAPSLRDDFYCSVLAFSYINSTLAIGLGDMVYGWSEHGGVQLLNGSARPSQYEYLDGPSHITSVAFSSTEGEAAILAVGRSSGMLSLMSLKDKPDRGERHGAGRRPRFELSMESPVSCLSWRPCLNKERADKCMPPEDRESFAYRASWTHEDLLVGTDEGRVLLYAVDWPSPEEKELWGLDGRVTLLLNIQVHSQQICGLAWCPKGNYFATGANDNLCCLFDYEELCNNMNNAADESGLHNGSTVETVETDIPQQEPPSDDTTGSRQMPESQIRYIKSDGVKHKWRHGAAVKAIAFCPWQDGLVATGGGSNDKCIHFFHTKSGSALATISVSAQVTSLIWSTTRREIAATFGYASPEHPVRIAVFSWPDCRQVAAVPWPSEHRALYAIPYPSGPEEEKRTEKGYLDELNPKRRYKMEGCIMVAASDNSVRFHEVWGRDDKVATMGGVGMLGGSDILEGLEGIDKEGDVIR; this is encoded by the exons ATGGGCGCCATACGCAACACCAACCGTGGCTACGCTACAAGGCAAAGCAAAACCATGAACCACGTGGTTCCATACAACCAAGAGTCACGTCGTAAACGGTCCGCCAGCTCTCCTTCCAACACGCGAGACTCGGGATACGGTTCGCTGGAATCATGCCGGGAGAGTCAAGAATCCCCAGAAGAATCTGATGAGCCTGCAAGGCCCATTGAGCTTCGCGAGCTGCcctccaacatcaagaaaACAGGGCGTCCCTTTGCCAACCTGTGCATGAACTATGATGGAAATTCTTCCGAAGACGATGATCAACCCAAGGACGACGGTGAACAAACTCCAATAACCGGAAGCTCGCCGGAGACTATCACACGTCCACCCACAAGACTACACAGAAACACAGTCGCTCTGACCGTCAACTACCCTCGCCCACGACCTGCACTTTCTACATCGCTTTCGTTTGACGCCAGCCCGGCCCTTCCGCGAAGAACTACCAACGGCTCTCCTGTAGCCAGCTTTTCCTGGTCCCGATCACCAGACCGTTTCATTCCTGCCAGAcccagagagagagaaactCAGACGGAGAGGTACAGGACTAGGAAGCCAGCGAACCAACTGACCCGAGCCGAGAAGCTTCTGCGGCACAAGGGAGCCGCCGAAGACGCCTTTTGCTCCCCTCGTCGCGTTCCTAGTGCTCCCATATTTGGCGACCTTCGGGACCGGGGAGAGCCTGTTCATCATGATGGCATTAGATATGTCCCAA CTCCCACTGTTCTCGGACCTAGGGATCTGAATGGCACCCACAACGGCGACAGACAGATCAGCTACGGCGCAGTatggggtgttgggggtctTGGTCCTGGAAACACCGCTGTTGACAATGGTCGAGGTCAGCTGGTCACGAGTAGTACAAACGCCAGGCATTTTCAGTCCAACTTTCCCACACTGCAACCAAGACCCGACGAGCAACGGGAGAAATACGGTGCGCGCCTTGCGGTGGCTCTCGGCCTGGATAGAGCCGAGAAGGTACTTAGGGTCAGTCTCCCTCGACAGGTCGATGCCAACAACCTCAGCTCCCACGGCCTCACCAAATGGAACGGCGTTCAATGGGTCAAGGATcacccaacaacagccgcGGCATCTGGCAAGCCATCTAAGAAGCGCAAGCTACCATTTGCACCGTTCAA AGTCCTCGATGCTCCCAGCCTACGAGACGACTTTTATTGCTCTGTCCTGGCTTTTTCATACATCAACAGCACCCTTGCTATCGGGCTGGGTGACATGGTGTACGGCTGGTCTGAGCACGGCGGTGTACAGCTGTTGAACGGCAGTGCGCGACCCTCGCAGTACGAATACCTCGACGGTCCCAGTCATATCACGAGTGTCGCCTTTTCGAGCACCGAAGGGGAAGCAGCTATCTTGGCTGTTGGAAGGTCGAGTGGCATGTTGTCACTTATGTCATTGAAAGATAAGCCGGACCGCGGCGAAAGACATGGGGCAGGCCGAAGACCTCGATTCGAACTGTCGATGGAGTCGCCCGTCTCTTGTCTCAGCTGGAGGCCTTGCCTCAACAAAGAAAGGGCCGACAAGTGTATGCCTCCCGAGGACCGGGAATCCTTCGCGTACCGGGCTTCTTGGACCCATGAGGACTTGCTTGTCGGGACTGACGAAGGTCGCGTGCTCCTGTATGCGGTCGATTGGCCAAGtccggaggagaaggagttgtGGGGCTTGGATGGCAGAGTAACTCTCTTGCTGAACATCCAGGTCCATTCCCAACAGATCTGCGGATTGGCTTGGTGCCCCAAAGGGAATTACTTTGCTACAGGGGCCAACGACAACCTGTGCTGTCTTTTTGACTACGAGGAACTATGCAACAATATGAACAACGCTGCTGATGAGTCTGGCTTGCACAATGGGTCTACAGTCGAGACTGTCGAGACCGACATTCCTCAACAGGAGCCTCCGAGTGACGACACTACAGGGTCAAGACAGATGCCTGAAAGCCAAATCCGATACATCAAGTCGGACGGAGTGAAGCACAAGTGGAGGCATGGGGCTGCGGTCAAAGCCATTGCCTTTTGCCCCTGGCAGGACGGACTTGTTGCAACAGGCGGAGGATCCAACGACAAGTGTATACACTTTTTTCACACCAAATCAGGCTCAGCACTGGCAACCATCTCTGTATCGGCTCAGGTCACCAGCTTGATCTGGTCCACCACTCGAAGGGAAATCGCAGCCACGTTTGGGTACGCGTCGCCCGAGCACCCGGTCCGCATCGCCGTCTTTTCGTGGCCGGACTGTCGCCAGGTCGCGGCCGTGCCATGGCCCAGTGAGCATCGTGCGCTGTATGCTATTCCCTATCCTAGTGGtcctgaggaggagaagcggaCTGAGAAGGGCTACTTGGATGAGCTGAACCCCAAGAGGCGCTACAAGATGGAAGGCTGCATTATGGTCGCGGCAAGCGATAATAGCGTCCGGTTTCACGAAGTGTGGGGGCGAGACGACAAAGTGGCCACTATGGGCGGCGTCGGCATGCTGGGGGGCAGCGACATCTTGGAGGGTCTCGAGGGGATTGAcaaggagggggatgttaTTCGTTGA
- a CDS encoding hypothetical protein (COG:S; EggNog:ENOG503PGSE) gives MDHDGQVMAVNPDTPLQQETPTPQHDQNQDGADATANTTTTTTPNPDVSIPELPAAFPKRRRGRPPGRPNMSTKEEEFKDHPLVKNWNAACANPKSPILTVAVAIRDALSDTALKHENQRKIFCLPSHEYIHFVQGWITARHIAAQRPSYVNGLLIHSRGQDAPVSCTTCAERRSKHSLGPFLECRVLPEFFHGSCSNCKWFDNTSNCSLYKGPKPNRKRKAKEDQAALDALEGGEAGPSDANQMVVTQQHQPPVAAGQTGDHIHPQLMGTGPNMHTGYPVHGLQTGQHMTDAQFALSEGGQGSPGSGDGGTEGEGSGSGDGDSDDVDMQVSRNLGAFVQ, from the exons ATGGATCACGACGGCCAAGTGATGGCTGTCAATCCCGACACACCATTACAACAGGAGACACCAACGCCACAACATGATCAGAACCAAGATGGAGCAGACGCAACCGccaacacaaccaccaccaccacccctaaCCCCGATGTCTCAATACCAGAGCTCCCAGCCGCCTTTCCCAAGCGGCGTCGTGGCCGTCCTCCTGGACGTCCCAACATGTCcaccaaggaggaagagttcAAGGACCACCCGCTAGTCAAGAACTGGAATGCGGCATGTGCAAACCCCAAAAGTCCCATTCTTACCGTGGCCGTTGCTATCCGCGACGCCTTGTCAGACACTGCTCTCAAACATGAGAATCAGAGGAAGATCTTCTGCTTGCCTAGCCATGAGTACATACACTTTGTTCAGGGGTGGATTACCGCTCGTCATATCGCTGCTCAACGGCCCAGTTACGTCAACGGCCTACTCATTCACTCTCGCGGTCAGGACGCGCCGGTATCGTGTACCACGTGTGCTGAGCGTCGCTCTAAACACTCGTTGGGTCCGTTTTTGGAGTGTCGGGTGCTACCAGAGTTTTTCCATGGCAGTTGTTCCAACTGCAAGTGGTTCGACAACACGTCCAACTGTTCACTGTACAAGGGTCCAAAGCCAAACAGAAAGAGGAAGGCAAAGGAGGATCAAGCTGCTCTGGATGCACTTGAGGGCGGAGAAGCAGGGCCCAGTGATGCGAATCAGATGGTTGTCACTCAACAGCATCAGCCACCGGTGGCAGCAGGACAGACCGGTGACCACATACACCCTCAGCTTATGGGCACTGGGCCGAATATGCACACTGGTTATCCGGTTCACGGGCTTCAGACGGGTCAGCATATGACTGATGCTCAGTTTGCACTGTCAGAGGGAGGGCAAGGGTCTCCGGGAAGTGGGGACGGTGGAACAGAGGGTGAGGGTAGTGGTagtggagatggggattCAGA TGATGTTGATATGCAGGTATCTCGTAACTTGGGGGCATTTGTTCAGTAG
- a CDS encoding hypothetical protein (EggNog:ENOG503NV06; COG:P): MLRLTAALSLAGVVSASFENNLAYLSPSRRHASLAVPLAHVQKRQSGSLYTAAEVNFTHGIASGDPYANSVILWTRLSPTADNVASDIVPEGVVPIYGDEGAPPSSRAACVEYRIGTDEALTNVVNSGRAYTSSEVDWTVKFEATNLQPFTTYFYRFNVCDSSKSSVVGRTKTIPTKDQTVPRNIKLAVYSCSNYPEGYFNAYAAVNAKDSADYILHLGDYIYEYKAGLTDLRKPLPDRETYSLYDYRKRTASYRLDPDLALSHQKFPWIPVWDDHEVADNSYKDGSKNSDGEEFRLRKQAAVRSYFEWMPLRQVTMDDSLRIWRDFSIGNLFDLIMLDTRQYNRDVTVLGPLGGIIGGNKNEVEEQADWVNRTIMGFNQEAWFYTKLQESSDRQARWRLVGNQVIFSRVTIGVFNDEPFNLDQWDGYIANRDRVYKTLVDNKINNTVMLSGDSHAAWVSDMVWKAEEGYDENTGAGAVGVELAGSAVSSSSPLTGIVPRLITDPISKLLIKNNPTLQWQDLYYRGYFEMDIGYDAIEAQFFGIPNLKNRSTEEIKIAKFLIRDGENKLARNPTVGGGVAYAGALKNGKVETAP, from the exons ATGTTGCGCCTCACAGCTGCCCTCTCCCTTGCGGGTGTTGTCTCTGCTTCTTTCGAGAACAACCTCGCCTACCTCTCACCATCTCGTCGCCACGCCTCTCTCGCTGTTCCTCTTGCCCACGTTCAGAAGCGCCAGAGTGGCTCTTTGTACACAGCAGCGGAAGTGAACTTCACCCACGGCATCGCGTCAGGAGATCCATATGCCAACTCCGTTATTCTCTGGACCAGACTTTCCCCCACAGCCGATAACGTCGCCTCAGATATCGTCCCAGAGGGCGTAGTGCCCATCTATGGCGATGAGGGCGCTCCCCCCAGCAGCCGCGCCGCCTGCGTCGAGTACCGCATTGGCACAGACGAAGCTTTGACCAATGTCGTAAACAGCGGCAGAGCCTACACCTCGAGCGAAGTAGACTGGACAGTCAAG TTTGAAGCAACAAACCTCCAACCCTTCACAACCTACTTTTACCGCTTCAACGTCTGCGactcctccaaatcctccgtCGTCGGCCGCACAAAGACCATCCCCACAAAAGACCAAACCGTCCCCCGCAACATCAAGCTTGCAGTCTACTCCTGCTCCAACTACCCCGAAGGCTACTTCAACGCCTACGCCGCCGTCAACGCCAAGGATTCCGCGGATtacatcctccacctcggcgaCTACATCTACGAGTACAAAGCCGGCCTCACCGACCTCCGCAAACCTCTTCCTGACCGGGAGACTTACTCTCTCTATGATTACCGCAAGCGCACAGCTTCCTACCGTCTCGATCCTGATCTTGCCTTGTCTCACCAAAAGTTCCCTTGGATCCCTGTCTGGGACGACCACGAGGTCGCTGACAACAGTTACAAGGACGGCTCCAAGAACAGCGACGGGGAGGAGTTCAGGTTGAGGAAGCAGGCGGCTGTGAGGTCGTATTTCGAGTGGATGCCCCTTCGGCAGGTCACTATGGATGACTCTTTGCGCATCTGGCGGGATTTCTCCATTGGGAACTTGTTTGATCTCATCATGCTTGACACGAGGCAGTACAACCGGGACGTTACCGTTCTTGGGCCACTGGGGGGGATTATTGGGGGGAATAAGaatgaggtggaggagcaggctgaTTGGGTGAACAGGACGATCATGGGGTTCAACCAAGAGGCTTGGTTCTACACCAAGCTTCAGGAGTCGAGTGATCGACAGGCCaggtggaggttggtgggcaACCAGGTGATCTTCAGCAGGGTGACGATTGGAGTTTTTAATGATGAGCCGTTTAATTTGGATCAGTGGGATGGGTACATCGCGAATAGGGACAGGGTGTACAAGACACTGGTGGACAACAAGATCAACAACACGGTCATGCTGAGCGGGGACAGCCATGCGGCTTGGGTGAGTGATATGGTTtggaaggcggaggaggggtatgATGAGAACACCggggcgggggcggtgggggttGAGTTGGCGGGGAGTGCGGTGAGCAGCTCCAGTCCGTTGACGGGGATTGTGCCGAGGTTGATCACGGATCCAATTTCCAAGTTGTTGATCAAGAACAACCCGACGTTGCAGTGGCAGGATTTGTATTATAGGGGGTATTTTGAGATGGATATTGGGTATGATGCTATTGAGGCGCAGTTCTTTGGGATTCCAAATCTCAAGAATAGGAGTAcggaggagatcaagattGCAAAGTTCTTGATCAGAGATGGGGAGAATAAGTTGGCGAGGAACCCTactgtgggtggtggagtggCGTATGCGGGCGCGTTGAAGAATGGCAAGGTCGAGACGGCACCTTGA
- the BET4_2 gene encoding Rab geranylgeranyltransferase (COG:O; EggNog:ENOG503NYGW): MADQGGSQHGIARTTRTRTPAQKQQDLERIQKYRDLESHLRQLVSSSDYSRRETFDLTTTLLKLNPEYYTAYANFWLILKTVGWVLMLEGVLEFFSVRHYNNVFRRVIVLLFDKDPAQPSLPEDWEEWYNS, encoded by the exons ATGGCCGAT CAAGGCGGCTCCCAACACGGCATAGCCCGCACCACCCGCACCCGCACCCCCGCCCAAAAGCAGCAGGACCTCGAGCGCATCCAAAAGTACCGCGACCTCGAATCCCACCTCCGCCAGctcgtctcctcctctgaTTACTCCCGCCGCGAAACCTTtgacctcaccaccaccctcctcaagctcaaccCGGAATACTACACA GCGTACGCTAACTTCTGGCTTATTCTCAAGACGGTCGGATGGGTGCTCATGCTCGAGGGCGTGCTCGAGTTCTTCTCGGTCAGACACTACAACAACGTGTTCCGACGAGTCATCGTGCTCTTATTCGACAAGGACCCCGCACAGCCAAGCTTGCCGGAGGATTGGGAGGAGTGGTATAATAGCTGA
- a CDS encoding hypothetical protein (EggNog:ENOG503Q4WW; COG:T), with amino-acid sequence MTGYKTAASLSQHSPPLSLFTSTSIIMKLLALISAFLFTTTALALPNSRGKPSKGTWQTLPSISDLPRQEHVTLALSPSSLAIFGGILPTNDTSSPLPYSTTNILQIYSIPNKTWTLAAPAPLALNHPNAAVVDGKIYLLGGLTEVDNWAWRPSPLSFVYDPKTNQWADLPSLPDSHTPRGSAAMGVHNGVVYLAGGLTILPLIPELGPQQTTDVVSAFNTKTNTWVTLPPKARRLPEGRDHAGAAVYKDKFYVLGGRRDGQDNVRDTVYELDLKRLGKGWVVKKGRMPTARGGVAAARVGGRVFVLGGEGNKVNGTEGVFPQVEVYDVERDKWERLGGMEVPRHGTSAVGVGGGVYVPGGGVRQGGAPVSTFDVFWP; translated from the coding sequence ATGACGGGATATAAAACAGCTGCATCGCTCTCTCAACATTCGCCACCATTGTCTTTATTCACATCGACATCAATCATCATGAAGCTCTTGGCCCTCATCTCGGCCTTCCTATTCacaaccaccgccctcgctcTCCCCAACAGCCGAGGAAAGCCCTCCAAAGGAACATGGcaaaccctcccctcaaTCAGTGACTTACCTCGCCAGGAACATGTCACTCttgccctctccccctcctccctcgccatcttcgGTGGCATTTTGCCAACCAAcgacacctcctcccccctcccctatTCAACAACCAACATCCTCCAAATCTACTCCATCCCCAATAAAACCTGGACCCTTGCCGCCCCTGCACCGCTagccctcaaccaccccaacgCCGCCGTCGTCGACGGCAAAATCTACCTCCTGGGGGGCCTAACCGAAGTCGACAACTGGGCCTGGAGACCCTCCCCTTTGTCTTTCGTCTACGACCCCAAAACTAACCAATGGGCTGacctcccctctctcccgGACAGTCATACTCCCCGAGGAAGCGCGGCGATGGGGGTGCACAACGGCGTTGTCTACCTCGCTGGCGgcctcaccatcctccctcttATTCCAGAACTAGGACCGCAGCAGACGACGGATGTGGTCTCTGCTTTTAACACCAAGACCAATACCTGGGTTACGCTTCCCCCTAAGGCGAGGAGACTgccggaggggagggatCACGCTGGGGCGGCGGTGTATAAGGACAAGTTTTATGTtcttggggggaggagggacggGCAGGATAATGTTAGGGACACGGTCTATGAATTGGATCTGAAGAGgttgggaaaggggtgggtggtgaagaaggggcgGATGCCTACTGCTAGGGGGGGAGTTGCTGCTgcgagggttggggggagggtttttgtcttggggggggagggaaataAAGTCAATGGGACGGAGGGGGTGTTTCCTCAGGTGGAGGTATATGATGTTGAGAGGGACAagtgggagaggttgggggggatggaggtgcCGAGGCATGGTACGAGTgcggtgggggtgggagggggtgtgtaTGTTcctggggggggggttaggCAGGGAGGTGCGCCGGTGAGTACTTTTGATGTGTTTTGGCCCTAG
- a CDS encoding hypothetical protein (COG:S; EggNog:ENOG503PCCE): MIPSDIYGATIETTMADVELLAALSGMSFSSSPGVIARTKCGEMLTKSQHMVLGAVVYYRSGRENIAPKITMKHCLLEMQNHLKAVRSFSSTSTDDSKQHKITTLFTHPWKHNLSSGPPPALSLQAELKTYPPVVSGSQSRHEVLTSGHWSLKPGAKVVKSTRIVGPIGCFLNPTQTRTWLRGSLGREIEIQTRSVCLDFAVLNKNCTAVLCKCPGRPATIARAVKTTGSFEVLMAVAAVNNDFFGEGGERGVGYYGEGASRLGFVKGIRMTGG, from the exons ATGATTCCGTCGGATATCTACGGCGCTACTATCGAGACGACCATGGCTGATGTGGAGCTGTTGGCCGCACTGTCAGGAATGTCGTTTTCAAGCTCACCAGGTGTGATAGCGCGGACGAAATGTGGGGAGATGCTGACCAAGTCTCAGCACATGGTTcttggggcggtggtgtacTACCGTTCAGGAAGGGAGAATATCGCGCCCAAAATCACCATGAAG CACTGTCTGCTGGAGATGCAAAACCACCTCAAGGCCGTCCGCTCATTTtcatcaacttcaacagATGATAGTAAACAACATAAAATCAcaaccctcttcacccaCCCCTGGAAACACAACCTCTCCTCTGGCCCAccccccgccctctcctTGCAAGCAGAACTGAAAACTTACCCCCCTGTCGTTTCTGGTTCTCAATCAAGACATGAAGTGTTGACATCGGGGCATTGGAGTCTGAAGCCTGGGGCAAAAGTGGTGAAATCCACCAGGATCGTCGGGCCTATCGGGTGTTTTCTCAACCCGACTCAGACTAGGACTTGGCTGCGTGGAAGTCTGGGGCGGGAGATCGAGATTCAAACCCGGAGTGTCTGTCTTGACTTTGCAGTACTAAATAAGAATTGCACGGCCGTATTGTGTAAATGCCCCGGTAGACCTGCCACCATTGCCAGAGCTGTGAAGACAACAGGATCGTTTGAGGTGTTGATGGCGGTTGCGGCGGTGAATAACGatttttttggggagggtggggaaaggggtgttGGGTACTACGGCGAGGGAGCTAGCAGGCTGGGTTTTGTAAAGGGGATCAGAATGacggggggttga
- a CDS encoding hypothetical protein (COG:U; EggNog:ENOG503NUT2) — translation MSNPNALLLLADHIKLSLLERQRAKNLNLPNDTQDGHISRSLDQLRDGIEALEKEQQRLQEAGEEAKSTALLTTLTSLNKQQKDLTTQFHGFPTAATTSTLTHPNDPSLAEDFAHAQSAPAPPTTTTSQKKNVRFTDDNNDTDLEAQRSSLFSSQQPYRDEVDDDSAGYRNEAEGLSNTQIHAYHRQILEEQDAQLDALGLSISRQRELSMQIGDELDSQVLMLDESERVADRHASTLNRARRQLGRVARGAAESGEGRQMTAIVVLIIVLVLLIVILK, via the exons atgtccaaccccaacgccctcctcctcctcgccgacCACATcaagctctccctcctcgagcGCCAGCGCGCAAagaacctcaacctcccaaacGACACCCAAGATGGCCACATCTCTCGTTCTCTGGACCAACTCCGCGACGGGATCGAAGCCCTAGAAAAAGAACAACAACGGCTCCAAGAAGCAGGCGAGGAAGC TAAATCGaccgccctcctcacaaccctcacctccctcaacaaacaacaaaaagatCTCACCACCCAATTCCATGGCTTCCCCACCGCAGCCACAACCTCGACCCTAACCCACCCCAATGACCCCTCCCTAGCCGAAGACTTTGCCCACGCCCAATCCGCCCCCgctccccccaccaccaccaccagtcagAAAAAGAACGTCCGTTTCACAGACGACAACAATGACACTGACCTCGAAGCGCAACGCTCctcccttttttcttctcaacAGCCATATCGCGACGAGGTAGACGACGACTCGGCGGGGTACCGCAACGAAGCCGAGGGGCTGTCAAACACCCAAATCCACGCCTACCACCGACAGATTCTGGAAGAGCAAGATGCGCAGCTGGACGCGCTGGGGCTGAGCATCAGCCGGCAGAGGGAGCTGTCGATGCAGATTGGGGATGAGCTGGACTCGCAGGTCTTGATGCTGGATGAGAGCGAGAGGGTGGCGGATAGGCATGCGAGCACGCTCAACAGGGCGAGGAGGCAGTTGGGGCGGGTGGCGAggggggcggcggagagtggggaggggaggcagaTGACTGCTATTGTGGTGTTGATTATtgttttggtgttgttgattgtCATTTTGAAGTGA
- a CDS encoding hypothetical protein (EggNog:ENOG503P4IZ), protein MMSSDLSPSHDAWASTPPKVTRPNLCCELPNLPGECMFLGFVAILGITCVFLCKLILWLFHVAVDFGQPAWLQWLQRPEKQDVNTWLNGQKSIINFSFAGVSKPQDTLHLRAAANENIALAFNITNSLTTASTSIHKNFLKMASSIINRPGRDWIKLFEKATSTLTAELPRDTSQPLHLAEATRITCLKVVLIDNFQISSDSLPRDSLVIITDEINNQWLKAKSSSKKPVISSLLIHHLTALQRRDPRCLCWPFDQLKPEEILSMIMPQYETLWRVVMVTYILAFHLYPSPTLPSRISSVPECLGTNSLKEREALKLAKEGLRLTPSNKRIYRHTPSSSFKIKADLELMHRHPSIWGPTALEFSPSRFDNLSPLQTEAYLPYSLRPHRCPAFGGFGDRMVTCLVVAMGRVLNTKAGKVFNTEPTKRAGVVDTGRDGLEGWRYQRG, encoded by the exons ATGATGTCGTCTGACCTATCTCCCTCCCATGATGCTTGGGCAAGCACACCGCCCAAGGTGACGAGACCAAATCTATGCTGTGAACTTCCGAACCTCCCCGGCGAGTGCATGTTTCTCGGCTTCGTGGCTATTTTGGGAATCACTTGCGTGTTTCTCTGCAAGTTGATTCTGTGGTTATTCCACGTAGCGGTAGACTTTGGACAACCAGCCTGGCTTCAGTGGCTTCAACGACCTGAGAAGCAAGACGTCAACACCTGGCTCAACGGCCAAAAGTCAATCATCAACTTTTCCTTCGCTGGCGTCTCGAAGCCACAAGACACCCTCCACCTTCGTGCAGCAGCCAACGAGAATATTGCCCTTGCCTTCAACATCACTAATTCTTTAACTACCGCTTCAACTTCGATCCACAAGAATTTCCTGAAAATGGCCTCTAGTATCATCAACCGTCCAGGCCGAGACTGGATCAAGCTCTTTGAGAAAGCCACTTCCACTCTCACAGCTGAACTCCCCCGCGACACAAGCCAACCCCTTCACCTAGCAGAAGCCACCCGAATAACCTGCCTCAAAGTCGTGCTCATCGATAACTTTCAGATCTCTTCGGACAGTTTGCCACGGGACTCActggtcatcatcaccgacgAAATCAACAACCAATGGCTCAAAGCCAAGTCGTCTTCGAAGAAACCCGTGATATCATCGCTTCTCATTCACCACCTCACTGCCCTACAACGCAGGGACCCCCGGTGTTTATGCTGGCCATTCGACCAACTAAAGCCGGAGGAAATCCTCAGTATGATCATGCCCCAATACGAAACACTTTGGCGCGTCGTCATGGTCACTTACATCCTCGCCTTTCACCTCTATCCTTCGCCTACCCTTCCATCAAGGATCTCTTCTGTTCCCGAGTGTCTCGGGACGAATTCTCtcaaggagagagaggccCTCAAACTGGCAAAA GAAGGCCTCcgcctcaccccctccaacaaacgCATCTACCgccacaccccctcctcctccttcaagaTCAAAGCCGACCTCGAACTCATGCACCGGCACCCCTCCATCTGGGGTCCCACCGCCCTCGagttctccccctcccgcttCGACAACCTCAGCCCCCTCCAAACAGAAGCCTACCTGCCTTACTCCCTCCGCCCCCACCGCTGCCCAGCCTTTGGGGGGTTCGGAGACCGGATGGTGActtgtcttgttgttgccaTGGGTCGAGTCCTCAACACAAAAGCTGGCAAGGTCTTCAACACTGAACCGACGAAGAGGGCTGGGGTGGTTGATACAGGGAgggatgggttggaggggtggagaTACCAGAGAGGGTaa